CCTCTCCTTCATCGTGGCCAACATCCTGCTGATCCCCTTCGGCTACCTGGCCATCAAGGCGAGCGGGTTCATGCTCCGCGTGCCCCGCAACGTCCTGATGCCGGCGATCCTGATGTTCTGCCTGGTCGGGGCCTTCGCCATCAACAACAGCCTGGTGGACGTGGCGCTGATGCTGGCGATGGGCGTCTTCGGCTACTTCCTCGAGGCCAACGGGATCCCCGTCGCGCCGATCGTGCTGGGCATGGTGCTGGGCCCCATCCTCGAGCAGAACTTCATGGTCAGCATGATCAAGACCGAGTGGGATCTCACCCAGTTCGTCCAGCGCCCGGTCGCGCTCGTCCTCGCCGGGCTCACCATGCTGGTCTGGCTGACGCCGCTCTACCCCTGGCTCCTCGCGCGCGGGCGGTCGCTAGCGACGCCCCGCTGATCTCGGGTGCCGGAGGCGCCGCCGGTGGCTTCGAGGAGACGGCGATGCAGTTCGACGACCTCGCCGAGTGCGAGATACCGCATCAGGCGAGACGCCGGTACAACTCCTCGTTCTTTCGCAGCACGCGTTCGGCGGCTGCCTTAAAGTCATCTCCAGGGGTTGCCAGGAGGTCCACGATCGCGGCACGAGCGAGATCCTCCGGCGCGAGACCGAGTCGGTCGGCTTCGTGGCGGAGCCGTTCTGCCTGCGCTGGCGAAAGATCGATGGTGAGCTTCATGGAGATCGGGTACCGTGGCGCCGCCCCGTCCAACAACCCGCTTCAGCGGGCCGGCCCCGGGCGAGGGGAGACGTCAGGACCAGAGTGACGTGGGGTCGACCGTCAGGTCGCTGAACGGCGGCAGCGGTGCCGGCGCGTTCGTCACGCGACCCGCGAGCGCGTACGCGGTTCCAGTGAGCGTGTAGGCCTCCACCGAACGGCTCTCCGGATCGACGATCCAGTAGTAGGGCACGCCGTGCTCCGCGTATAGCTTCATCTTCCGATCGCGGTCGAGCCGAGCGGTGGACGGCGAGAGCACCTCGACCGCGAGGGTCGGCGCCCCTTCGATGCCGCGCTCACTGATGATCGCCAGCCGGTCGGTGGCGATGTAGAAGACGTCTGGCTGGACCACCGTCACGTTGCTCAGGATGCAGTCCGTCGGCGCGACGAAGACCTTGCCGAGGCCTCGTGATCTCACGTGCTGGAGCAAGAGCCCGATGAGGTTGACGATAGCTTCCTGGTGCCGGGTGCCTGGGGCCGGAGTCACGGAGAGCTCGCCGTGATGCAGCTCGTAGCGCCGCCCGTCGTCGGGAAGGGCCGCATAGTCGCTGTAGGTCAGGAGGGCTCGCGTCGGCATCGCTCAGTGCTCCACGCTCCGTGCGTCACACTCTAGATGTTGGCGGTGGTGACCCGGTACCGTCAATGTCCACCCTTGCATACACCAGATTACACCCAACCAGGGAGCCGCCATCGTGTTGCCGTTTACCGAAGTATCAGTTATGTTCCTATCTCACAGTATGAAGCGACGAGTCTTTATCTCCGCGGTCGGGATGAGCCTGTTGGCGGCCCCGCTTCGCCTGGCAGCGCAGCAGCCGCAGAAGGTTTCGCGTGTCGGCTATCTCTTCTCCTTCACTCCAGCAGAGGCCAGACACCTGTGGGAGGCCTGCCGACAGGGCCTGCGCGAGCTGGGCTACGTGGAGGGTCAGAACATTGTGCTCGAGCCGCGATGGGCAGACGGGCGTCATGAGCGGCTCCCCGAGCTCGCGGCGGACTTGGTGCGGCTCAAGGTGGACGTGATTGTGTCAGCTGCCACGCCCGCAAGCCGCGCGGCGAAGGCTGCGACCAGCTCGATCCCCATCGTCATCGTCGCCGTGGGCGAACC
Above is a window of Candidatus Rokuibacteriota bacterium DNA encoding:
- a CDS encoding DNA-binding protein, whose amino-acid sequence is MKLTIDLSPAQAERLRHEADRLGLAPEDLARAAIVDLLATPGDDFKAAAERVLRKNEELYRRLA
- a CDS encoding Uma2 family endonuclease, with product MPTRALLTYSDYAALPDDGRRYELHHGELSVTPAPGTRHQEAIVNLIGLLLQHVRSRGLGKVFVAPTDCILSNVTVVQPDVFYIATDRLAIISERGIEGAPTLAVEVLSPSTARLDRDRKMKLYAEHGVPYYWIVDPESRSVEAYTLTGTAYALAGRVTNAPAPLPPFSDLTVDPTSLWS